The following are encoded together in the Pseudodesulfovibrio indicus genome:
- a CDS encoding inorganic phosphate transporter — protein MDIYDLFLYMSVGAGFLMAFNLGANDVANSMASAVGARAITVKQAVFIAGILNFIGAVFLGSHVTATISKGIINPDVITDPKLIMIGMFAALLAAGLWVLVATLTSLPVSSTHSIVGAIMGFGLVAGGPDVVNWLKMGGIVLSWIISPFFAAAIAYFIFTHIRKYILFKRNFIHQAKVWAPIWVAITLSMISLSFLYKTPAGKSLGLHWLSSLGIAAALSFLAWLGARIFVARFVMDEEEGAEGVERVFRKMQVGTSCYVALSQGANDVANAIGPVAAIYLIAKEHKLLATAAVPWPMLVLGGLGIAVGIAVLGHKVMSTVGEKITTLTNTRGFAVDFGAASTVLVASNLGLPVSTTHAAVGGVVGVGLARGFSAVDFRVLLRIVAYWIATVPIAALTSIVIFVLLKWLCYG, from the coding sequence GCCATCACCGTGAAGCAGGCCGTGTTCATTGCGGGCATCCTGAACTTCATCGGCGCGGTCTTTCTCGGCTCTCACGTGACCGCGACCATCAGCAAGGGGATCATCAACCCCGACGTGATCACCGATCCCAAGCTGATCATGATAGGCATGTTCGCCGCGCTCCTGGCGGCCGGGCTGTGGGTCCTGGTGGCCACGTTGACGTCGTTGCCGGTCTCCTCCACGCACTCCATCGTCGGGGCCATCATGGGCTTCGGCCTGGTGGCGGGCGGGCCGGACGTGGTCAACTGGCTCAAGATGGGCGGCATCGTCCTGTCCTGGATCATCTCCCCGTTCTTCGCCGCCGCCATCGCCTACTTCATCTTCACCCACATTCGAAAATACATCCTCTTCAAACGAAACTTCATTCACCAGGCCAAGGTATGGGCGCCCATCTGGGTGGCCATCACGCTGTCCATGATCTCCCTCTCGTTCCTGTACAAGACCCCGGCCGGCAAGTCCCTGGGGCTGCACTGGCTGAGCTCCCTCGGCATCGCCGCCGCCCTGTCCTTCCTGGCCTGGCTCGGCGCCCGCATCTTCGTGGCGCGGTTCGTCATGGACGAGGAGGAGGGGGCCGAGGGCGTGGAGCGGGTCTTCCGCAAGATGCAGGTGGGCACGTCCTGTTACGTGGCCCTGTCCCAGGGCGCCAACGACGTGGCCAACGCCATCGGCCCGGTGGCGGCCATCTACCTGATCGCCAAGGAGCACAAGCTGCTGGCCACCGCCGCCGTGCCCTGGCCCATGCTCGTGCTGGGCGGCCTGGGCATCGCCGTGGGCATCGCCGTCCTGGGCCACAAGGTCATGTCCACCGTGGGCGAAAAAATCACCACCCTGACCAATACGCGCGGATTCGCCGTTGACTTCGGCGCCGCCTCCACCGTATTGGTCGCCTCCAACCTTGGACTGCCGGTCTCCACGACCCATGCCGCCGTGGGCGGCGTGGTCGGCGTGGGTCTGGCGCGCGGCTTTTCGGCGGTCGACTTTCGCGTGCTCCTGCGCATCGTCGCCTACTGGATCGCCACCGTCCCCATCGCCGCCCTGACCAGCATTGTTATCTTTGTGCTGCTCAAATGGTTGTGTTACGGCTAG
- a CDS encoding DUF47 domain-containing protein has product MSLRIPFFGLLGNRSPMEGLVEHYDKIAECIAAIDDSLECYVSGGMCREFEELTKAVDEIENHADSIKRNIRNHLPKGLFMAVEKHLFLSYTKSQDNILDAAQDALHWLAMRPVLIPEEIQKGMIYLLDSVAKCTVLLGPALKSTIALTNGESLDREGTKECYRKVRRERDEVRRQKNDLQKKIYQMDIDFKDIYQLIHFVDCLDNMGHNTENCAELLRSMIAR; this is encoded by the coding sequence ATGTCTTTGAGAATTCCCTTCTTCGGTTTGCTCGGCAACCGTTCCCCCATGGAAGGCCTTGTCGAGCACTACGACAAGATCGCCGAGTGCATCGCAGCCATCGACGACTCCCTGGAGTGCTACGTCTCCGGCGGCATGTGCCGCGAGTTCGAGGAGTTGACCAAGGCCGTGGACGAGATCGAGAACCACGCCGACTCGATCAAGCGGAACATCCGCAACCACCTGCCCAAGGGGCTCTTCATGGCCGTGGAGAAGCACCTGTTCCTGTCCTACACCAAGAGCCAGGACAATATCCTGGACGCGGCCCAGGACGCCTTGCACTGGCTGGCCATGCGCCCGGTGCTCATTCCCGAGGAAATCCAGAAGGGGATGATCTACCTCCTGGATTCCGTGGCCAAATGCACCGTGCTGCTCGGACCGGCGCTCAAGTCCACCATCGCCCTGACCAACGGCGAGTCCCTGGACCGCGAGGGCACCAAGGAGTGCTACCGCAAGGTCCGGCGCGAGCGCGACGAGGTCCGCCGCCAGAAGAACGATCTGCAGAAGAAAATCTACCAGATGGACATTGATTTCAAGGACATCTACCAGCTCATCCACTTCGTGGACTGCCTCGACAACATGGGCCACAACACGGAGAATTGCGCGGAGCTGCTGCGCTCCATGATCGCGCGGTAG
- a CDS encoding YbaY family lipoprotein yields the protein MKRTIPGPVLWTATLLALLPALLLGAGCAEKRTEGPAVDPAATAQLRASVTYRARMLLPPRCTLFLSLEDLSRLDPTDRTVASTFIPVQAAPPFPAVLRYDPAKIHQRLRYALAARIELNGQVLFAGSARIDPFAQPEDEPVEIQVVPPSKKTR from the coding sequence ATGAAACGAACGATCCCCGGACCGGTCCTGTGGACCGCCACGCTCCTGGCCCTGCTTCCGGCCCTTCTTCTGGGTGCCGGATGCGCCGAAAAGCGGACCGAAGGCCCCGCCGTCGACCCGGCGGCCACGGCCCAGCTGCGGGCCTCGGTGACCTACCGCGCGCGGATGCTGCTGCCCCCGCGCTGCACCCTGTTCCTGTCCCTGGAGGACCTCTCCCGGCTGGACCCGACGGACCGCACCGTGGCCTCCACCTTTATCCCGGTCCAGGCCGCCCCGCCCTTTCCGGCGGTGCTGCGCTACGACCCGGCCAAGATCCACCAGCGGCTGCGCTACGCCCTGGCCGCGCGCATCGAGCTGAACGGCCAGGTGCTCTTTGCCGGGAGCGCGCGCATCGATCCCTTTGCCCAGCCAGAGGACGAACCGGTGGAGATTCAGGTCGTCCCTCCCTCCAAGAAGACCCGATAA
- a CDS encoding tetratricopeptide repeat protein — protein MSSLKKLGLLNRQGMLACNEGRCQDALFQLTQADRLARSMESPLHEAKVRNNMGVVYQMNGKFEEARVCFRIAADRAVAGAGDGNCLHRTINRNLDNLLTRSKGAEA, from the coding sequence ATGAGCTCGCTGAAGAAACTCGGACTGCTGAACCGCCAGGGAATGCTCGCCTGCAACGAAGGCCGTTGCCAGGACGCCCTGTTCCAATTGACCCAGGCCGACCGGCTGGCCCGGTCCATGGAATCTCCGCTGCACGAAGCCAAGGTGCGCAACAACATGGGCGTGGTCTACCAGATGAACGGCAAGTTCGAGGAGGCGCGCGTCTGCTTCCGCATCGCCGCCGACCGCGCCGTGGCCGGAGCCGGGGACGGCAATTGCCTGCACCGGACCATCAACCGCAACCTGGACAACCTGCTCACCCGGTCCAAGGGCGCGGAGGCCTAG
- a CDS encoding HD-GYP domain-containing protein, with amino-acid sequence MSAFQSASAAVHSLSRPERDWASSNHCITTALHQFAESLGNAIDAKDPHTSMHSDEVAEVSRVLALAMGLPRRAADIIHVAGHLHDIGKIGVPDSVLRKKGPLDTTEWRAIRNHPEAGAAILQPVAALRDLGVVDMVLHHHERWDGKGYPHGLKGTMIPLGARIISVADTLSAMLQDRPYRNALSMDRACGEISGCAGTQFDPTVVVAFRSAFDDIRRLVTPPGEG; translated from the coding sequence ATGTCCGCATTTCAGTCGGCCTCGGCAGCGGTCCATTCGCTGTCGAGGCCGGAACGCGACTGGGCGTCCTCCAACCATTGCATCACCACCGCCCTGCACCAGTTCGCGGAGTCGCTGGGCAATGCCATCGACGCCAAGGACCCGCACACGTCCATGCACTCCGACGAGGTGGCCGAGGTGTCCCGCGTCCTTGCCCTGGCCATGGGGCTGCCCCGGCGCGCCGCGGACATCATCCACGTGGCGGGCCACCTGCACGACATCGGCAAGATCGGCGTGCCGGATTCGGTGTTGCGGAAAAAAGGCCCCCTGGACACCACGGAGTGGCGCGCCATCCGCAACCACCCGGAGGCCGGGGCCGCCATCCTCCAGCCCGTGGCCGCCCTGCGCGACCTCGGCGTGGTGGACATGGTCCTGCACCATCACGAGCGATGGGACGGCAAGGGGTATCCGCACGGCCTCAAGGGCACCATGATCCCGCTCGGCGCGCGGATCATCAGCGTGGCCGACACCCTGTCCGCCATGCTCCAGGACCGGCCCTACCGCAATGCATTGTCAATGGACCGCGCGTGCGGAGAAATCTCAGGCTGCGCCGGAACCCAGTTCGACCCCACCGTGGTCGTGGCCTTCCGTTCCGCATTCGACGACATTCGGCGCCTGGTCACGCCGCCCGGCGAGGGATGA
- a CDS encoding Mrp/NBP35 family ATP-binding protein — MSGCEGCASAAPDGSCSSANGCDNPEEQKLQKTLSRIKHKIVVMSGKGGVGKSTVAANIAVALSLAGKKVGLLDVDVHGPSVPRLLSLKGQQPHIGDQIMEPVPWSRNLSVMSLGFMLPDDRQAVIWRGPVKIGLIKQFVEDVMWGDLDFLVVDCPPGTGDEPLSALQTLGPTAMAVIVTTPQGVAVDDVRRSVSFVGEVGNRVLGIVENMSGFACPDCGKVHNIFKSGGGEELAKEAGVRFLGRIPLDPAVADSGDEGFPFMKVHRDTATGQAMEQIIQPILSLPDPPKA; from the coding sequence ATGAGTGGTTGTGAAGGATGTGCGTCTGCCGCACCTGACGGGAGCTGTTCCAGCGCCAACGGCTGCGACAACCCCGAAGAGCAGAAACTGCAAAAAACCCTGAGCCGCATCAAGCACAAGATCGTGGTCATGTCCGGCAAGGGCGGCGTGGGCAAATCCACCGTGGCCGCCAACATCGCCGTGGCCCTGTCCCTGGCCGGCAAGAAGGTCGGCCTGCTGGACGTGGACGTGCACGGCCCGAGCGTGCCCCGGCTTCTCTCCCTCAAGGGCCAGCAGCCGCACATCGGCGACCAGATCATGGAGCCGGTGCCCTGGTCCAGGAACCTGTCCGTCATGTCCCTGGGCTTCATGCTGCCCGACGACCGACAGGCCGTCATCTGGCGCGGACCGGTCAAGATCGGCCTGATCAAGCAGTTCGTGGAGGACGTCATGTGGGGCGACCTCGACTTCCTCGTGGTCGACTGTCCCCCCGGCACCGGCGACGAACCGCTGTCCGCCCTCCAGACCCTCGGCCCCACCGCCATGGCCGTCATCGTCACCACCCCCCAGGGCGTGGCCGTGGACGACGTGCGCCGGTCCGTGTCCTTTGTGGGCGAAGTGGGCAACCGCGTGCTCGGCATCGTTGAAAACATGTCCGGCTTCGCCTGCCCCGACTGCGGCAAGGTGCACAACATCTTCAAGTCCGGCGGCGGCGAGGAACTGGCCAAGGAAGCGGGCGTCCGGTTCCTGGGACGCATCCCCCTCGACCCCGCCGTGGCCGACTCCGGCGACGAAGGGTTCCCCTTCATGAAGGTCCACCGCGATACCGCCACCGGACAAGCCATGGAACAAATCATCCAGCCCATCCTCTCCCTCCCCGACCCGCCCAAGGCGTAG
- a CDS encoding NifB/NifX family molybdenum-iron cluster-binding protein, with protein sequence MDRTSAILACGVTIFLCGAIRNRTREALEEAGIQVIPWLTGSLGQVVDGYLHGSLAELAMPGASV encoded by the coding sequence ATGGACAGGACATCCGCCATATTGGCCTGCGGGGTAACCATTTTTCTGTGCGGCGCCATCCGCAACCGCACCCGCGAAGCCCTCGAAGAAGCCGGAATCCAAGTCATCCCGTGGCTCACCGGCTCCCTCGGCCAGGTAGTCGACGGCTATCTGCACGGGTCGCTGGCCGAGCTGGCCATGCCCGGCGCATCAGTTTGA
- a CDS encoding sigma-54 interaction domain-containing protein, which produces MSFPKNLPLEDVLDSIADGLFTVDADWNVTYFNGAAQRITGITGDDALGRKCWDVFRSSLCDGQCALGACIEHGGRIVNKSIFIVRSDGTTLPVSISASPLKDRDGNVVGGVETFRDLTEIHVSRQQAKDIYRFENIVGRSQALDKIFRILPQISESEATTLLLGQSGTGKELFAKAIHSLSPRKEGPFVAVNCGALPDTLLESELFGYKAGAFTGARTDKPGRFELADGGTVFLDEIGDMPQNLQVKLLRFLQDKTFEPLGGVSQVRADVRVVAATNRNLEDAVAEGTFRQDLFYRLNVVTLTLPPLTQRQEDLPLLVDHFLQEFNGLRNKSIQGVSEDAMAVLLRHDFPGNVRELENILEYAFILCADGFIQVEHLPEYLHPAKGSPRSAGLSGTMEAIKRRAARQAVKRNNGKKMAACRELGITKDTLRRLLSDK; this is translated from the coding sequence ATGTCCTTTCCGAAGAACCTGCCGCTCGAGGACGTGCTCGACTCCATCGCCGACGGGCTGTTCACCGTGGACGCGGACTGGAACGTGACCTATTTCAACGGGGCGGCCCAGCGGATCACCGGGATAACCGGGGACGACGCCCTGGGGCGCAAGTGCTGGGACGTGTTCCGCTCCTCCCTGTGCGACGGCCAGTGCGCGCTGGGCGCGTGCATCGAGCACGGCGGGCGCATCGTCAACAAGTCCATCTTCATCGTCCGCTCGGACGGCACCACCCTGCCCGTGTCCATCTCGGCCTCGCCCCTCAAGGACCGGGACGGCAACGTGGTCGGCGGGGTGGAGACCTTCCGCGACCTGACCGAGATCCACGTCTCCCGCCAGCAGGCCAAGGACATCTACCGGTTCGAGAACATCGTGGGCCGCAGCCAGGCCCTGGACAAGATCTTCCGCATCCTGCCGCAGATCAGCGAATCCGAGGCCACCACCCTGCTGCTCGGCCAGAGCGGCACCGGCAAGGAGCTGTTCGCCAAGGCGATCCACTCCCTGAGCCCGCGCAAGGAAGGGCCGTTCGTGGCCGTGAACTGCGGCGCGCTGCCCGACACCCTGCTGGAATCCGAGCTGTTCGGCTACAAGGCGGGCGCGTTCACCGGGGCGCGCACGGACAAGCCGGGCCGGTTCGAACTGGCCGACGGCGGCACGGTCTTTCTGGACGAGATCGGCGACATGCCCCAGAACCTCCAGGTCAAGTTGCTCCGCTTCCTCCAGGACAAGACCTTCGAGCCGCTCGGCGGGGTCTCCCAGGTGCGCGCGGACGTGCGCGTGGTGGCCGCCACCAACCGCAACCTGGAGGACGCCGTGGCCGAGGGGACCTTCCGACAGGACCTCTTCTACCGCCTCAACGTGGTCACCCTGACCCTGCCGCCCCTGACCCAGCGGCAGGAGGACCTGCCCCTGCTCGTGGACCACTTCCTCCAGGAATTCAACGGGCTGCGCAACAAATCCATCCAGGGCGTGAGCGAAGACGCCATGGCCGTGCTCCTGCGCCACGACTTCCCCGGCAACGTCCGCGAGCTGGAAAACATCCTCGAATACGCCTTCATCCTCTGCGCGGACGGGTTCATCCAGGTGGAACACCTCCCGGAATACCTGCACCCGGCCAAGGGCTCGCCCCGGTCGGCGGGCCTGTCCGGCACCATGGAGGCCATCAAGCGCCGCGCCGCGCGCCAGGCCGTCAAACGCAACAACGGGAAAAAAATGGCCGCCTGCCGCGAGCTGGGCATCACCAAGGACACCCTGCGACGGCTCCTCTCCGACAAATAG
- the hypB gene encoding hydrogenase nickel incorporation protein HypB encodes MSKEVTIVRNVLEANDRLAEELQNKFRVKKILCLNLMSSPGAGKTTLLERTLTELKDEFKMAVIEGDLQTDNDAQRVAATGAQAVQINTEGGCHLDSGMVMDALKAIDTDGLDILFVENVGNLVCPAEFNVGEDYKVTLLSVAEGDDKPEKYPFMFHISAVMLLNKTDLLPYVDFDLDKATNHAKKLNKDIEVMPISARTGENMDQWYDWLRKKRAEKL; translated from the coding sequence ATGTCCAAGGAAGTGACCATAGTCCGCAACGTGCTGGAGGCCAACGACCGGCTGGCCGAAGAACTGCAGAACAAGTTCCGGGTCAAGAAGATCCTCTGCCTGAACCTCATGAGCTCGCCCGGCGCGGGCAAGACCACCCTGCTCGAGCGCACCCTGACCGAGCTCAAGGACGAATTCAAGATGGCGGTCATCGAGGGCGACCTGCAGACCGACAACGACGCCCAGCGCGTGGCCGCCACCGGCGCCCAGGCCGTGCAGATCAACACCGAGGGCGGCTGCCACCTCGATTCCGGCATGGTCATGGACGCGCTCAAGGCCATCGACACCGACGGGCTGGACATCCTGTTCGTGGAGAACGTGGGCAACCTGGTCTGCCCCGCCGAGTTCAACGTGGGCGAAGACTACAAGGTCACCCTGCTGTCCGTGGCCGAGGGCGACGACAAGCCCGAGAAATATCCCTTCATGTTCCACATCTCCGCGGTCATGCTCCTGAACAAGACCGACCTGCTGCCCTACGTGGACTTCGACCTGGACAAGGCCACCAACCACGCCAAGAAGCTGAACAAGGACATCGAGGTCATGCCCATCTCCGCCCGCACCGGCGAGAACATGGACCAGTGGTATGACTGGCTCCGCAAAAAGCGGGCCGAGAAGCTCTAA
- a CDS encoding hydrogenase maturation nickel metallochaperone HypA, whose translation MSIVESILGILREEMVKHEGHKLKKVTLKNGRLAGVVTEALQFAWEALIPGGEFDGAELEVIEVPVKVACGECGEVFSPEHNRCMPCPKCDALLGHQVLEGKELLIASIEVDDQQ comes from the coding sequence ATGTCTATCGTAGAGTCCATCCTCGGCATCCTGCGCGAAGAGATGGTCAAGCATGAAGGCCACAAGCTCAAGAAGGTGACCCTGAAAAACGGCCGTCTGGCCGGGGTGGTCACCGAAGCCCTGCAATTCGCCTGGGAAGCGCTCATTCCCGGCGGGGAGTTCGACGGCGCGGAGCTGGAAGTGATCGAAGTGCCGGTGAAGGTGGCGTGTGGCGAGTGCGGCGAGGTGTTCAGCCCCGAGCACAACCGGTGCATGCCCTGTCCCAAATGCGACGCCCTCCTGGGGCACCAGGTCCTGGAAGGCAAGGAACTGCTCATAGCCTCCATCGAAGTGGACGACCAGCAGTAA
- the ribB gene encoding 3,4-dihydroxy-2-butanone-4-phosphate synthase → MDQPILKQFGGPISRVEKALKSLRKGGGVLVTDNADRENEGDLIFAAETLTKDQMAMLIRECSGIVCLCMTEEKARQLDLPMMVEDNSSRYGTAFTVSIEAAEGVTTGVSAADRVTTIKAAAAPGAKPTDLHKPGHVFPLCARPGGVLERGGHTEATVDLTRLAGLAPCGVLCELTNPDGTMAKLHEIVAFAIKHQMAMCTVQDIIAYREHIGDTNAEMVVPENSSALSKATRTFPRSTFAAGR, encoded by the coding sequence ATGGATCAGCCTATCCTCAAACAGTTCGGTGGCCCTATCTCGCGGGTCGAGAAAGCGCTCAAGTCCCTTCGCAAAGGGGGCGGCGTCCTGGTCACGGACAACGCCGACCGCGAAAACGAAGGCGACCTGATCTTTGCCGCCGAAACGCTGACCAAAGACCAAATGGCCATGCTCATCCGGGAATGCAGCGGCATCGTCTGCCTCTGCATGACCGAGGAAAAAGCCCGCCAGCTCGACCTGCCCATGATGGTCGAGGACAATTCCAGCCGGTACGGTACCGCGTTCACCGTCTCCATCGAGGCGGCCGAGGGCGTGACCACCGGCGTGTCCGCCGCCGACCGCGTGACCACGATCAAGGCGGCTGCGGCTCCTGGAGCCAAGCCGACCGACCTGCACAAGCCCGGCCACGTGTTTCCGCTTTGCGCCCGCCCCGGCGGCGTGCTGGAGCGCGGCGGCCACACCGAGGCCACCGTGGACCTCACCCGGCTGGCCGGACTGGCCCCCTGCGGCGTGCTCTGCGAACTGACCAACCCGGACGGCACCATGGCCAAGCTCCACGAGATCGTGGCCTTCGCCATCAAGCACCAGATGGCCATGTGCACCGTCCAGGACATCATCGCCTACCGCGAACACATCGGCGATACCAACGCCGAAATGGTCGTGCCGGAAAACTCGTCCGCACTGAGCAAGGCCACCCGGACCTTCCCCCGCAGCACCTTCGCCGCGGGCCGGTAG